The following are from one region of the Hemitrygon akajei chromosome 6, sHemAka1.3, whole genome shotgun sequence genome:
- the LOC140729768 gene encoding GTPase HRas gives MTEYKLVVVGAGGVGKSALTIQLIQNHFVDEYDPTIEDSYRKQVVIDGETCLLDILDTAGQEEYSAMRDQYMRTGEGFLCVFAINNTKSFEDIHQYREQIKRVKDSDDVPMVLVGNKCDLPSRTVETRQAQDLARSYGIPYIETSAKTRQGVEDAFYTLVREISQHKVRKSNPPDESGQDCNNCKCVIL, from the exons ATGACTGAGTACAAACTGGTGGTGGTCGGAGCAGGTGGCGTTGGCAAGAGTGCCCTGACCATCCAACTCATCCAGAACCATTTCGTGGATGAGTATGACCCCACAATTGAG gATTCCTACCGGAAACAGGTTGTCATCGATGGAGAGACGTGCTTGCTGGACATTCTGGACACTGCTGGCCAGGAAGAGTACAGTGCTATGCGAGACCAGTACATGCGGACTGGAGAGGGCTTCCTCTGTGTCTTTGCCATCAATAACACCAAATCGTTTGAGGACATTCACCAATATAG AGAGCAGATCAAGCGGGTAAAGGATTCTGACGATGTTCCGATGGTCCTGGTGGGGAACAAGTGTGACCTCCCGTCCCGGACAGTAGAAACGCGGCAGGCGCAGGACCTGGCCCGGAGCTACGGAATCCCGTATATCGAGACCTCAGCCAAGACCAGACAG GGCGTGGAGGATGCCTTCTACACCTTGGTCCGAGAGATCAGTCAGCACAAAGTGAGGAAATCGAATCCTCCCGATGAGAGTGGTCAGGACTGTAATAACTGTAAATGTGTGATATTGTGA